The Gossypium arboreum isolate Shixiya-1 unplaced genomic scaffold, ASM2569848v2 Contig00265, whole genome shotgun sequence DNA window atGATATCCATATTTTTCAAGAGAAACATTACTTTATATGGTACCAAGAAATTAATACATGAAACAACATCTAAATATAATTGATTTTAGCATAGTTTTTTAAGGTGCTTTATCATACCCTCCAGCTTTGACTCTCAATTCCTCAATACTCTTAACCTCACCAACTGCTTcatcatctttattattttcaCTCACACTTTCTTTCACGACTTCTGCAGTGTGGCTTCTTTCCAAGCTCCATCCAGGGTTTTCTTAGCACTATCCCCACGTTTTCTGCCATCTCCACCCCTTTTTATGCCTTCTTTGGCTCTATCCTCCGTTGTCCTACTCTCTTGTTATGGCGGCGACTGTGCAGCCCTTATTTGGTTTTGAATTGTTATTGATTTTTGACTTGGTACAATATGCCTTCTACTCCTGCATTACTTCCATGCATATTTATATGAACCATATAATTTAGTATTCCAGATTTCTTTTTTCTATTATTACAAATAGAAATACAAAAGCATCAACACTTAAGAAAGTGTTGGTCCAAAAGTGTTGACATAGTGTTGGACAAAGTCTACTCTTATTTAAGTATTACCTTAGGCATGCATATCCCAACtcttataaagaaaaaaaaaagaacaaaggaAATTTGGAACTTGACACGCTTTTGGTGCTTCTAGATGAGTCACTTCTTGCGTTTACACTTGTTAGCTTTTTAGGTTTAGTAAAGTTATTTATATGGAATCGAGGGGAAAAGATTGTATCAAACAAGAATACCACATTATCTCGTATTCTTTTTCAATAGTTTTTGCCACATCAATATTTTTCATCCCGAGATACATGATGTGGCGCCACCGTTTCATCCTGAAAAattaaatccaaattaaaatcctCAAATTCAGATAAAATTACCGATGTTGCATAAAACTATTAGAAATGGATAATATCCTgcttcatacaatcctttctctcGAATCGAGtggaataattattttatcaaataaatttGGCTTGAAAGCATATGTTTGAGTTTAAAAAatctatttaaattaaaataaatatccaatTACATCTACATATAATAAAAGGTAAACTATAAGAATAATCAATACAATTGGCAGTATTACTTAATTATTAGTTTTTTTTCAATCATTTaactattttaaattaaatttttagtcTCTCGAGATAGTTACTGTTAACTTACTTATAAAACTCTACCCCAAGTTTTTTTATAAATGTTATGTTAACAAAAGCATTTATTAGTATTTAAATCTTAGTGTTTCtaaaattttacatgaaaattaaagaatattatatcattttacaatactTCGTAACTTTTATTGTAAATAAAATCATCATCATAGTTTTGTCTCAccttaaattattttgattaaaatatgtttatattttatcaaaatattaataaaaatagaaTATATTCTAATTGGTATGTAAtcatatttattatatgttatttttagacACTAAATACGTGATTTCTATAcgcatatatgtgtgataagatttctagctttatttgaacctttcaaacagtaaaatttttaattattagacTCTTGATATACTCTTAAAACAATCTAAAATTTTTTCAAGTCTAGACCCATTTTGGTCTAGCTCGGTCAATCCAAAAAATCATTTtactattcaaaataataaaataataaaaatataattttatattaatatatttatatttatatttatatttatatttaaaaatatttttattatttaaattgaatttgagTTGTTCTATCGGGTTCTATAGCCAACTTCTATACCATATTTTTGTACTTTAAAATTTGAAgcgatatatatatttatatataaaatttgaaatttattaaaattacgaACTAATAAACTAGTGTTAAATGTGATAAAAtaccataataatattaaaataaatttattacttaattgttttatatataaatatgaatatttagaaggttattttaaaagaaaagaaattaatttTTAGAGAAGAATAAGAGAATAGAAGGGATGGTAAGAGAGGAAAATGTTTAAAAGTGGTGGAGGCAGTTTGATTTCTTATTTACCTTAGCCTCTTAGTCTCAATGCTCTTAACCTCTTCCTTCCATCATTCCTTTTCTCCTCTCTTTTGCACTATCCTCCCCCCTACTTCTTTCCCACCAACGCTTTTATCTTTCTCTTCAACACCACAAATATAcatcaaattttattaatatggAGAAATTAGAtttataaaataagaaaaaataaactaaactatAAATGTTTAATACCTTAAAAGCTTCCAAAGGGGTTGAAGAACATttttaaagtttgaatggtcatcCCACTCCAACGATTCCCACCATTCTGTGCTTGAGAAGATGGTAAGAGAAGGTGGAGCATATGAAAATGGCTGCCCATTGCCAACAAGGGGAACAAATGGAGGAATTCTCTTCAGTTTATCACAATCTCCCACAACTTGGATAAGTTGGAGAGAATCACAAACCATCACTCCACTTTTGCTGCAAATGCTCTTCAAATTTGGTAATTCCCAGAATGACAACTCTCTCAATTTGGGAAGATGGAATTTGATTAATGCAtcactccctttttcttcaaCTTCTGATGTTGGTGCTCCCAATATTTCTACTATCTCATCACAATGATTCACTGATATTTCTTCCAGGTTTTGGAGGTCTGGAAGCAACCAATGTGGAAGCAACGTCTTCATAATTGAGCATTTGGATATCGTAATTTCCTTAAGATGGGAAAAGGTGGCAGACGGAGCCAATGTTGATGTTGTTgctgaaccaattccttcatcttTCATAATAAGGGCACTCAACTTTGGCAGTTCATAAAGATCCAACACCTCAAGGGTCTGAAATGGATGAGCGGAAGAAGAGGCAAAAGAGGACAGGGAAACAACACACTTTATCCCTTCGCACCTCCAAATCCTACAAACCCTCAAGTCAATCGCATTTGTGAAAGAAGAATTATCATCGACTAAGCTTCTCAAATAGTCGCACATAATAATATTCAACTCTTGAATTTCAATTGGGTGCATAATTAACTCATCTTCCCAATTGTGGACTCCTCCAATTGTTAATACTTTATCTCTTTCCACATCCCCATAATATGAGCCCACCTGTAACTCGTACTTGATGAGACTTTTCTTACTTTGTTGCATTGAGGAGATGAACTTATTGAATTCACTGATGTCTTCAAAACGTCCGGTAAAGCACTCCAACTTCTTCAATGGTTCCATCTCCTCTGCTTTTAGACTTATTTTTCATTCTTCACATCAAAACTCAAGTGCTGAAGGTGAACGAGTTTTGGTAAAAGTCCAGCGGGTATCTCTTTCAGAGTGGACACATGAAGATTAATGTATCTTAGCTTTATCAGCATATCCATGCCTTCAGGGACTTCCTCAATTTTAGTCCCAAAAAGGTCCAACTTCTTCAATTCCTGAAGCATTGAAAGACATGGCAGATCTCTTAATTCATAACAGTTACGAAGCAACAATGTTGTGAGGTTCTTTAGTTCAGAGATGGAATTTGGTAGACTCTCGATCTTTGTAAAGGACAAATTGAGAACACTAAGACAAGGCATATTTGTGAAGAAAGAATTTGGGATCTTCTTTATAGGGTTATGCTGCAATAACAAGGTTGTGAGCAGTTGACATTTTGTGGGCAGCACATCTATAGAAATTTCTGATATGGAGTTACGCATGAGCGATACTTTCACAATATCCGAACTCCATTGCTCCTCTTTTGGTAACTCCTCTAATTGCAAACCTGCTTGTATCATATATCGAGGATTCATTCCAGTGATCGACAATGCCATGTCTCTCACTGCATCATGCATCTTTACACACTTACGAAATCGAGTGGTAACATTTTCCAACAAGCAATTATGTTCTAACTTCTTTGAAATAACATGGCCCTTGTCTTTCATTTCTTGTCTTGTACCCATATCATCTATGAATCCCTCCTCAATCCAGCACTCAATTAGCTTAtcttttttaatttcataatctTCAGGAAATAATGCGCAATATAAGAAACAATATTTCACTTTCTCGTCCTTTAAGTGATCGAAGCTAAATTTCAAACGCTCTATCACTTTAGCTTCCACTCCTTCCACTTTTTCTATTCTCTCTTTCAATTCCCTGAGTGTGTTTTTCCAAATAAAAGGGTCCTCTTCTCCTTTGAATGTACCAGCTACGACCACAATTGTAAGAGGCAGACCCGCACATTCTTCGACAACGAGCCTCAAAATTGGCATTAAAGTTTGATTTTGCACTATGTTAGGCCCAACTTTACTCAAAAATAGTGTCAATGCCTGTTGTTCCGAAAGAGGATTCACTTTTATCACCGTGCAACCCATATATTTACAGACATGCTCCGAACGGGTTGTCAACACCAACTTGCAGCCATTGCTGGCACTCGGCTCAGGGATCCCAATTCTCTAGAGAGACTTCATCCCACACATCATCTAGGATTAGAACATACTTTCCTGCGTTCTTCAGCATTTCTGACAAGATTGCTGCTCGTCTGAGCTTGTCCTCTTCTTTGTCTAAATATTCCTTCGACTCCAACGCACTTGCAATATTATCTTGTACCTTCATTACATTGAACTCCTTTGATATGGTAACCCAGATTACCTTTTCGAATCTTTGTTCTTTCAAAAGATCATTGTGGATGTGCTTCATGATAATGGTTTTACCCACACTGCCCATCCCCCAAACCCCAGTCTTGCTCACCTCCTCCTGCATCAAACATGCCCAAATCTCTTTTCTGACAGATTCCTGTCCAACTATTTCTGATATTGGCAATGGCAACTCACCACTTGGACCATCCATCGCAAGACCTTCGGAGGCGTCAGGAGCGTTATCAAGACGTTCCTTCATTTCTCGAGTCCATTCATCAACCAGCTTTCCGTTGCAAGCACGACAGAGATATCTTTCGTTACTGACTTTGTTTTCAACAACTTGTGCTTCACTAATCATCTTTTTCACATCTTCCAACCAATTTTCAACTTCCTTCTTCGGTATCTTCCCCAGAGGACGAAGAAGCTCTGCTTTCAATTGCAGCTTTATATCTTCCATTTTCGAATTCAAATCATCTCTGATCCTCTTGAATTTTCTCACATAATCATTCAGCTTTCTGTGATATTGCAAGTATTTACAAACAGGAGTTCCGAGACAATTTGCAACGCCAAGTACAGGCTCTAAGTACTCCATTGCTCTGTCCCTGCAACGCAATCATATATTAGAATAGCAGATAATGAAAATCTGTGAATGTATTGGATTTTTGATATGTCAGTGTAAGCATGAATCCAAGTTTCAAGCAATGGCGTTTATTAGATGGAGCTATGGATGCAGGGGCGAAGCGGGGAGGGGGCATGGGCCCTGGCCCCTTAAAacgtaaaattgctatttaggcccttaaattttttaaaattttaaattaataaagataaaattacactttagctccctgaaattataaaaattcgctttaatttttataaattataaagatataaactataaaaattaaaatttcatctaggCCCTGGCTTTGCCCCTGTTTGGATGGGTGGCGAACAGAAAcatgatgaaatttgtatatccAGAATTGACTTCTCAATGTATAGAAAATGCTAGATTCAAGTGTGCAACAgaatattaagggtaaaatgtTCAACAGTTTGAGATTTCAACATTATATTGGTTCTGGGTAGCTGTTTTGGTATTAATTTCTATCTATAGTAGATTATGTCTGCTTATCATCCAGTCTTGAAATCTAAAACTGTTGAGAATCAGTAGAGGAAATCATAGCTTCAGATATTATTACAATTATTCATCTTTCTTGTTATGTAAAAGCGAAGGAAATCATGTCATGAGTTGATAATAAGCAAACAAATTTTCAAGTGAGCTGAATTGCATATTTAAGGATCAAAGAATGGGAAGAAAAATAACCTGACCTACTGGCTGAAATCTAAAACTGTTGATAATCAGTAGAGGAAATCATAGCTTCAGATCTTATTACCTGACTATCTTACAAAGCTAGTTGCTATGACAGTAGCAGATAATAAAAAACAATCATTGCATAGTCATGAattaagcaaagaaaagaaaatgacctTGAGTGGATGCTTGAAAATTAGTGATAGACCTTGGAGATCAAAAGAAAGAATGTTGTGGGTACAATAgccaaaaataaaagaagaaagtgAAGATAAAAACAGACAAAATTGTGATAGGTTCCACAAAGGCAGATTTATTATTAAGAAATCcaatctatttttttttcttttccgtCTGCCATTATAATTggcattaaataataataaaaataaataatgggACGGTTGAAATTATAGAATGCATAATTATAAGTTACCAGTTGAAATTAAATATACAAAGTCAATGAGTTGTGGCACCCTATAAATATATAAGTATAGTTGTGGCGTTGTAGTAAATAAATATTCAGTTACATAATAAATTCCTCGATAAGCTATGCTATTAAATTCAAGTTGTGTTTTATTGGTAAGAATAGTTCGAGTTTAAATTATCTTAGTATAAAAAAAGTTACACTAGTAGTTACTAAACTTTGGGAATTTTGGTTTTAATCAGTTAATTAAAAGAAAGTTACAATTTTATCTCtaatgtttttaaatttatttatttttgtcacTCGATTATTAAGTGATACTTTTTAATTAGTATAATGTTGCGGAAGCGcttaaaagagtaaaattattgtattgaaaaatcacactaagttcaattcctggAAAGAGAGGTGGATTACGAGGATCACTAAGTACAAGGTCTTTCCTAGCCGAATatctctatcgtaatttaatagcacaataaatcactacaatcacactcacaaaatatgcaaaaataaacaataaagaacacgaattttaacgaggtttaGTAAATTTTGCCTATGTCCTctggcactaccaaatatatttcactccaaaaatacaagtgaaatttacaaataggaGAGAGAGAACAATGACTTAAGTAGAGAATGATGATATGGGATGTAGAAAATGAGAAAtgattaggcctatttatagttgaggttcaaggatcaacttgcaaactccctatacaattagggaccaaaattgaatTATCCCATGCCAAATTTCAAACCAAATTTTGGTGCCTTAAATGTTCTTATTTTTGGTTCCAACTTTCTCGACACCTATGTCTTTGACTTTTCAAAGCATGGATGGTTgccaataatctccaccttgaggATTTGATTAagataatcttatcttcacacaattctttctCGCTTTaacaacaatacttgatagtgccttcttgAACCATTAAACTTGCAGATattgatcaagttcaaacaatgttcgaacttggttgatgttaccaccttggtcatcatatcatGGGTTATCTGCGATCTTAATCTTCAAGATGAATTTTCCTTCATTAATAATTTTCCATCGAAATGGAATCGTACGCCAAAATGCTTTGTACGTGCATGATAGATTTGATtttttgctaaatgaatagcactttgactatcacaatacacgttaatatgctcctGAACCAATCCCAAGGTTTTaaccataccttgtaaccaaatagctTCCTTTACAGCCTCTGTTACAACCATGTATTCGGCTTCTATTGTTAACAACGCAACTGTAGACGGTagtgtagacttccaacttattggtcctctAGCAAGTGTAAACATATAACCGATGGTTGATCTTCGTTTGTCTAAATCATCGACATAGTCGTAATCAACGCATCTAAAgaacacctttaccaagtgtattatcaTGCTTGATAGTAATCCAACATCCACGGTCTTCTGAATATACCGTAGAATctatttcacagcttgccaatgtctttttccaggattatgcatatacctgctcactatACTAACTTCCTGTGAAATGTcgtcttgtacacaccattgcatacatcaagctacccattacattagaatacggaacttgcaacatgtattctcgttttgtattcgtcgaaggagatagttgtgcaTAAAGCTTGAAATGATAAGCCAATAGGGTACTTAAGGTGTTTTGTCCGCCGTTCATGCCAAATTGTTGTAGTACCTTCTTCAAAATCGCTTCGAGACAAGCTAACTCGCCATGAACTCTATCTCTACATATTTCCATGCCAAGAATTTTCTTAgcttcacctagatctttcatctcaaactcgagattgagttgagtcttcaatctctcaatctcaactttgctcttagatgctatcacgatatcattaacatataaaagcaagtatatgaaagttcctACTTGTAGTTTTTGAAAATACACGCTAATGATCAAATTTACTTTGTGTACCTTTGCCCTTTTATGAAccgatcaaatcgcttgtaccactacCTTGGAGATTATTTCAATCCATAAAACAACTTTGTTagtttgcaaacccaattttctttatCAACAACCTTGAATCCATTTGGCTGAGTTATATAGATTTCCTATTCCAAATCACCATATAAAAACGCAGTCTTCATATCAAGGTGAACTAGTTCAAGGTCATATTGCGCAACCAAGGCTAGTAAAATCCAaatagacgaatgcttcacaactggagaaaccatttcattgtagtctattccttctttctgagcgtaactctttgctaccaatctagccttgtatcgaatttcatttttactaggaaatccttccttctttaCATATACCCATTTGAATCCAATTACCTTTTTTCCCTTGGGCAGTGTCACCAACTCCCAAgtcctatttttatgaagagactgcaTTTATTCATTCATggcttgcttccactttacaccatAAGGGTTACTTATTGCTTCTATGTAAGTAGATGGAACATCATTATCTGCAATTagaagtgcataggccactatatAATCAAAGCGAGCAGCTTACGAATCTCTTCTTGGCCttctatatgcaattgaatcttcTTATTGTAGATGTTCTTGGGTCGAACTTCTTCATCATTTATCCCTCCAATATTAGCCGGATCATCATTtaccttttcaagctccaccgTAGAAGTACCAATTGGTTTTGTCATCCTTTGTGAATCCTTATACTttaacatggttgattcatcaaaagtcacatctctactGAAAATAATATTTCTTGTATCGGACACCAGAGACGGTATCGTTTTACTCCACCGTTATACCAGAATAATGCTtttgctcttgggtctaacttagattcttttacatgataatatgcaaTCGAACCAAaacatgtaaagaatcataatcgaGAGTGATTTACCACATCTCTATAGGATTTTTTCCATTTATTGCAACCGATGGCAAACGTTTAATTAAATGGCACGATATGTAACTACCTCACTTAAAATTCCTTGTCCAAtccaaagattggacaacatacatcgaactttctccaagatAGTCCGATTCATACGTTCTACCACCCCATTCTCACTGTAGTGTATCCCGAATGTGAAGTGTCacacaatgccctcatcttgacatacttgtagaaatggatcaTTTTGTACTCATTACCATTGTCCgatcgaagtcgtttgacctttTCGACCACCGAGTCTCCACCATCTTTTTCCATTTTAGAAATTCATCCAatacttcactttttcttttcattagatatacccatacttttcttgaataatcatcaacaaaagtaacaaaatagtgcatacaTCCCAAAGAAGCCACTTTGGTAGGTCCTACACATCATTGTGAATGTACCTGTAATTCTTTTCATATTGTGAATTGCTGAACCAAATTTTACCATTGTCTACTTGCCCAAAAAATAATGTTCATAGAATTCCAATTTGCAAGAATTTGCACttttcaacaagccttgcttcgccaaagtctgcaaagctttttcaccagcATGTCCCAATTGCATATGCCATAACCTGGTAGCCTCTAAATCTGCATCTTTTGCAGAAACTGTTAATGTTGATCTAATAATCAGACGCTCATTTAAATagtacaagttatttcttcttgtgcctttTATAACCACAATTCCCCAACTACTACctttagtaatccatctctcaaagtgattgtgagccctttagatttTAGGGCCTCTAACGAGATCAGATTTTTTTTCAAGAGGTACAtagcgaacatctgtcaagacttggactgagccgtcgtgattctttaattggattgtacttactcccattgtcttacaagcactGTCATTGCTCATAAAAATAACTCCACATTCTAGTTCTTAAAactagaaaaccagtccttattaggacacatatggtaagtacatcccgaatccaaaatccactcatccgtATGACCTGtcattgccatgccaaccaagctaaagtctgaCTTTTCATCATGCTCTACTACATATGCATcagaaatagccttgcccttttgtaACTTAGGACACTTCTTTTTCCAATACCCTTTCTTGCGACAAAAAACATATTCATCTTTGGTGGGTCTCCCTTTGGACTTGCCCTTCTACTAGGTTTGTTGCTTTGTGAACAATTTCTTACTATTAAAGCTTCTGTAGTTGTATCTCTGTGATCTCTTTTATCATTCTTTCGAGTCTCATATCTATACAACACACTACAGActgcatcaaatgtgatcgtgtccttcccatgaagcaatgtggtggtaagatggTCATGTTCATCAAGAAGGAAATTCAACAACAATAAGGCattgtcttcatcttcaaattgatcatccaaatttagcaagtctgttaaaattttattgaatgagttcacatggtcattcatcgacatatTGTATGatacgtgaatcgataaagtttctttttcatataaatcCTATTTTAAGACTTCTCATTAGAAACTTTTTCCATTGTAACCTATAACTTCTTTGTCGATGTCTCCTCATGACGTATACTTcgctctttggccaaacataggcgaATTGTACCACACGctgtctattgatcttggcccactctttgtcatccatcttgtcgtttttcttcaagggctatatccACTCTTTTGTCTGACATAAGACATCCAtgatctcacattgccacataccaaaattattggtaccatcaaatttctacttcaaattttgcattggTCACAATAGTCCTTGTCGATGACGATGCTCGCcatttttctcctcaatcccaacCATCGTGAACGAGCAAAGATTGTATACGTGAATAGTGTCATAAACAATCATATTATCTAAGTATGAATCTAGCTCGATACTAATTGTTAAAGGGAAGCGtgtaaaagagtaaaattattgtaatgaaaaatcacactaagttcaattcccaatAAAGAGAGGTGGATTACGAGGATCACTTAA harbors:
- the LOC128288710 gene encoding disease resistance protein At4g27190-like, whose amino-acid sequence is MEPLKKLECFTGRFEDISEFNKFISSMQQSKKSLIKYELQVGSYYGDVERDKVLTIGGVHNWEDELIMHPIEIQELNIIMCDYLRSLVDDNSSFTNAIDLRVCRIWRCEGIKCVVSLSSFASSSAHPFQTLEVLDLYELPKLSALIMKDEGIGSATTSTLAPSATFSHLKEITISKCSIMKTLLPHWLLPDLQNLEEISVNHCDEIVEILGAPTSEVEEKGSDALIKFHLPKLRELSFWELPNLKSICSKSGVMVCDSLQLIQVVGDCDKLKRIPPFVPLVGNGQPFSYAPPSLTIFSSTEWWESLEWDDHSNFKNVLQPLWKLLRER